A genomic region of uncultured Roseibium sp. contains the following coding sequences:
- a CDS encoding S8 family serine peptidase, which produces MIRLIAFGFALFLVLPSTVQWSPDGSHPMAAYADDEDSDNDSDDDSDDDDNDSDPGGGQGGGQGTQGRSGSMGAGSTGAGAGRLFTPLRRLFGERERQPRAPRSAAAPPVLFVAGEIIVLNINATDLQSLLDAGYTVLEQRSSAGGQTYYRLAVPDGLALPDARDAVRALPSGRNTDFNHYYRPERGETDCQGETCPAYELVGWPGISSQTGPACPDVGSIGIIDTGINDKHPVFNGSDVIVLRLADEALPASKASHGTAVAALLVGQPETRVRGLLPHARLVAVDAFHRAGRDERADAFTLVEALYALADEGVTVINLSLAGPPNSVVRAAIQDLSDNKRIAFAAAAGNGGPAADPVYPAAYDEVLAVTAVDRNKRVYRRANRGDYIDLAAPGVNIWTAASIKGAKWRTGTSFAVPFVSAAAAIVRAKHPGKTPAEIYDLLRNAAFDLGDPGHDPVYGHGLLQADGLC; this is translated from the coding sequence ATGATCCGCCTGATCGCCTTTGGTTTCGCCCTGTTTCTTGTTCTGCCTTCGACCGTTCAATGGTCACCGGACGGCTCGCACCCCATGGCCGCCTATGCCGACGACGAGGATAGCGACAACGATAGCGACGACGACAGCGATGATGACGACAATGACAGCGATCCGGGAGGCGGACAAGGTGGCGGCCAGGGCACGCAAGGCCGCTCCGGGTCGATGGGTGCCGGTTCAACGGGGGCCGGTGCAGGACGTCTCTTCACGCCGCTCAGGCGTTTGTTCGGCGAACGGGAACGGCAGCCGCGTGCGCCGCGAAGCGCGGCCGCGCCACCGGTCCTTTTCGTCGCCGGCGAAATCATCGTACTCAATATCAACGCAACGGATCTTCAAAGCCTCCTTGACGCCGGTTATACGGTGCTGGAACAGCGCTCGTCTGCCGGCGGGCAGACCTACTACCGCCTGGCTGTGCCGGACGGTCTTGCGCTTCCGGACGCGCGCGACGCCGTGCGGGCGCTGCCGTCGGGCCGAAACACCGATTTCAATCACTACTACCGGCCGGAACGTGGCGAAACCGACTGCCAGGGGGAAACCTGCCCTGCCTATGAGCTTGTGGGCTGGCCCGGCATTTCCTCGCAAACCGGTCCCGCCTGCCCGGATGTCGGCAGCATCGGCATCATAGATACCGGCATCAATGACAAGCATCCGGTATTCAACGGATCGGACGTGATCGTCCTGCGCCTGGCGGACGAGGCGCTTCCGGCCTCGAAAGCGAGCCACGGTACCGCGGTCGCGGCGTTGCTTGTCGGCCAGCCCGAGACGCGGGTGCGCGGGCTCCTGCCGCATGCCCGTCTGGTTGCGGTCGATGCCTTCCACCGGGCGGGCCGCGATGAACGTGCCGATGCTTTCACGCTCGTCGAAGCGCTTTATGCGCTCGCCGACGAGGGCGTGACGGTGATCAATCTCAGTCTTGCAGGGCCGCCAAACAGCGTGGTCAGGGCAGCGATCCAGGATCTTTCCGACAACAAGCGAATTGCATTTGCCGCAGCCGCCGGCAATGGCGGTCCTGCCGCGGATCCGGTTTATCCAGCCGCGTATGACGAGGTCCTGGCGGTAACGGCCGTGGACCGCAACAAACGGGTCTACAGGCGGGCCAACCGGGGTGACTACATTGACCTGGCCGCACCGGGCGTCAATATCTGGACCGCAGCTTCGATAAAGGGCGCAAAGTGGCGGACTGGGACCTCCTTTGCCGTTCCTTTCGTGTCGGCAGCTGCCGCGATCGTACGGGCGAAACACCCCGGCAAAACGCCGGCAGAGATCTATGACCTTTTGCGGAATGCCGCGTTCGACCTGGGAGACCCGGGTCACGACCCGGTCTATGGTCATGGTTTGCTGCAGGCGGATGGTTTGTGCTGA
- the galE gene encoding UDP-glucose 4-epimerase GalE, with the protein MTVLITGGAGYIGSHCCVAFLEAGYDIVVVDNLSNASDVSLQRIEAITGRKVPFETADIRDQAKLEEILEKHTCNAVVHFAGLKAVGESTKMPLAYYENNVVGTHRLLSAMANAGVRQLIFSSSATVYGEPQFLPLTEDHPTSAVNPYGRTKLMIEEMLGDVAASDPAWRFGILRYFNPVGAHLSGQIGENPLGIPNNLMPFITQVADGRREQLSVFGNDYDTRDGTGVRDYIHVTDLVEGHLRAHEVLASGSAPSNCFAVNLGTGNGYSVMEMVRAFERASNKEIRYAFAPRRDGDVAECYANTELAEKVLDWKAERDLDAMCRDTWNWVCKNPRGYETPAS; encoded by the coding sequence ATGACAGTACTCATCACCGGCGGCGCCGGCTACATTGGTTCACACTGCTGCGTCGCGTTTCTTGAGGCCGGTTACGACATTGTCGTTGTTGATAATTTGTCGAATGCCAGCGATGTCAGCCTGCAGCGGATCGAAGCGATAACGGGCCGCAAGGTGCCCTTTGAGACTGCCGACATTCGCGACCAGGCTAAACTTGAAGAAATACTTGAGAAACACACGTGCAACGCCGTGGTTCACTTCGCCGGTCTCAAGGCGGTCGGCGAGTCCACCAAGATGCCGCTGGCGTATTACGAAAACAATGTGGTCGGCACCCATCGGCTGCTTTCGGCGATGGCGAATGCCGGTGTGAGGCAGTTGATTTTCTCGTCATCGGCGACGGTCTATGGCGAGCCTCAGTTTCTGCCGTTGACGGAAGATCACCCTACAAGCGCCGTCAACCCGTATGGGCGCACCAAACTCATGATCGAGGAAATGCTGGGAGACGTCGCCGCCAGCGATCCGGCCTGGCGCTTCGGTATCCTGCGCTACTTCAATCCGGTCGGTGCACATCTCAGCGGCCAGATCGGCGAAAACCCGCTTGGTATTCCGAACAATCTCATGCCGTTCATCACCCAGGTCGCAGACGGACGGCGCGAGCAGCTGTCCGTGTTCGGCAACGACTACGACACCCGCGACGGCACGGGGGTGCGCGACTATATCCACGTGACCGACCTTGTCGAAGGACATCTGCGTGCGCATGAGGTTTTGGCCTCCGGTTCCGCTCCGTCGAACTGTTTTGCCGTCAACCTCGGCACCGGCAATGGCTATAGCGTTATGGAGATGGTGCGCGCCTTCGAGCGTGCCTCGAACAAGGAAATCCGCTATGCATTCGCCCCCCGTCGCGATGGCGATGTCGCGGAGTGTTACGCCAACACGGAGCTTGCTGAAAAGGTGCTCGACTGGAAGGCGGAACGCGATCTGGACGCCATGTGCCGCGACACGTGGAATTGGGTCTGCAAGAACCCGCGCGGATACGAGACACCTGCAAGCTGA
- a CDS encoding glycoside hydrolase family 16 protein, with the protein MRMAQVRQLHVPDRRRFLKAVAGGVAALTVPALPSAAVAFSGGALPAPLAQSKGDWQLSFEDEFDDPVAFQSTWESLKRGGHKHLTMRYPRNVLVEDGELDLELGHQNDPKRPFTGGYIRTRSFRQTYGYFECEMRIASEAGVNNAFWMVSDRSKQGDTQFELDIAEVKYPNIVQVSARRWKPEKIVLAATYRTEVQLDQSFHRYAMLWTEDEFRFFVDDVDVFDVENRFAHTPAMLLFSNAVAPFAGKNDGDVEGAATTIRNVRVYRDFTA; encoded by the coding sequence ATGAGGATGGCCCAGGTGCGGCAGCTCCATGTTCCCGATCGCCGCCGCTTTCTGAAAGCGGTGGCGGGCGGCGTCGCAGCGCTGACAGTTCCGGCCCTGCCAAGCGCGGCCGTAGCGTTCTCCGGCGGCGCGTTGCCTGCGCCGCTTGCTCAGAGCAAGGGTGACTGGCAACTGAGTTTCGAGGACGAGTTCGATGATCCGGTTGCGTTTCAATCCACCTGGGAGTCTCTGAAACGCGGGGGGCACAAACATTTGACGATGCGCTATCCGCGCAATGTCCTGGTCGAGGACGGTGAGCTTGATCTGGAACTGGGCCATCAGAACGATCCGAAACGTCCGTTCACCGGTGGATACATCCGGACCCGTTCCTTCCGCCAGACCTACGGCTATTTCGAATGCGAAATGCGTATCGCGAGCGAAGCGGGGGTCAACAATGCGTTCTGGATGGTGTCCGACAGGTCCAAGCAGGGTGACACCCAGTTCGAACTCGACATAGCCGAGGTCAAGTATCCGAACATCGTTCAGGTTTCTGCGCGGCGATGGAAACCGGAAAAGATCGTCCTGGCGGCAACCTACCGTACGGAGGTGCAACTGGATCAGTCATTCCATCGCTATGCGATGCTCTGGACCGAGGACGAATTCCGGTTCTTCGTCGACGATGTCGATGTCTTCGACGTCGAGAACAGGTTCGCCCATACGCCTGCCATGCTGCTCTTCAGCAATGCCGTGGCTCCGTTTGCCGGCAAGAACGACGGTGACGTCGAAGGTGCCGCCACGACGATCCGGAACGTGCGCGTCTACCGGGATTTTACTGCGTAG
- a CDS encoding RNA polymerase sigma factor, translating into MRRFALSLCRSSHVADDLVQITVERALVARKSFDPSSRIEFWLFRILKNAWIDMTRKQKVRGQELDIHEAPDLGGKDSHPGDTRLMVANVLKAVDQLPLEQREVVVLVCFEELSYAEAADILGIPKGTIMSRLSRARAAIAARTGIN; encoded by the coding sequence TTGCGACGATTTGCGCTTTCGCTCTGCCGCTCCTCACACGTTGCCGACGACCTTGTTCAGATCACCGTCGAGCGGGCGCTTGTGGCAAGGAAAAGCTTCGACCCGTCATCGCGTATCGAATTCTGGCTGTTTCGCATTCTCAAGAACGCCTGGATCGACATGACCCGGAAACAGAAGGTGCGCGGACAGGAACTGGATATTCACGAAGCGCCAGATCTCGGCGGCAAAGACAGTCATCCGGGTGACACGAGGCTGATGGTCGCAAATGTGCTCAAGGCGGTCGACCAACTGCCGCTCGAACAGCGGGAAGTGGTCGTGCTTGTCTGCTTCGAGGAGCTGAGTTACGCCGAGGCGGCTGACATATTGGGCATTCCAAAGGGCACGATCATGAGCCGGCTGTCACGCGCACGCGCGGCAATCGCGGCAAGAACCGGAATAAATTGA
- a CDS encoding helix-turn-helix domain-containing protein gives MPKLSAYRLKYLAKIYSQERGDPRPFEELLADLDLDPEILTDPDARVELSSEAAVVTLACDVLADQTFAARAALATPGAKTLLAYLANASATVGQVLEFAQKYYALEDPHLTFKLVNADAGPIVALETAVLTGHQAPRHRELLVFGMYKRITQIAGPEFGPLTIYLDSNDAAHCGKLAEHVDCAVIHGQSLSGVQLPEGGLQYPIPTFDSALLDHLRAHGDARLEQMPKENASLSEKVVALVRQQLPGHLPSGDEVAEQLFMTRRTLTRRLGAEGTSYKALAEAARCELAKSLLKGQSNIAQVAFLLDFSDQAAFSVAFKRWTGTTPAQFKRASM, from the coding sequence ATGCCGAAGTTAAGCGCATACCGGCTCAAATACTTGGCCAAGATCTATTCGCAGGAGCGGGGAGACCCAAGACCTTTCGAGGAGCTTCTTGCTGACCTTGATCTTGATCCCGAGATCCTGACCGACCCGGACGCCCGCGTGGAGCTCTCGTCCGAGGCCGCGGTGGTGACCCTTGCCTGCGATGTGCTCGCAGACCAGACCTTTGCCGCGCGTGCCGCTCTTGCAACGCCGGGCGCGAAAACGCTTCTTGCCTATCTGGCAAATGCCAGCGCAACTGTCGGGCAGGTGCTCGAATTCGCACAAAAATACTACGCGCTGGAAGACCCGCATCTGACATTCAAGCTGGTCAACGCGGACGCGGGGCCGATCGTCGCGCTTGAAACCGCGGTCCTCACCGGGCACCAGGCACCCAGACACCGTGAGCTTCTGGTCTTCGGCATGTACAAGAGGATTACCCAGATTGCCGGTCCGGAGTTCGGTCCGTTGACGATCTATCTGGACAGCAATGACGCCGCCCATTGCGGCAAGCTTGCGGAACATGTCGATTGCGCGGTCATTCACGGTCAGTCCCTGAGCGGTGTACAGCTGCCCGAAGGCGGCCTGCAATATCCGATCCCGACCTTCGATTCCGCCCTGCTCGATCATTTGCGTGCCCACGGGGATGCGCGGCTGGAACAGATGCCGAAGGAAAATGCCAGCCTTTCGGAAAAGGTCGTCGCGCTTGTGCGCCAGCAGCTGCCCGGACACCTGCCGAGCGGAGACGAGGTTGCCGAGCAACTGTTCATGACGCGGCGGACGCTCACACGCCGCCTCGGCGCGGAGGGAACCAGCTACAAGGCGCTGGCCGAAGCCGCAAGATGCGAGCTGGCCAAGAGCCTCCTGAAGGGTCAGAGCAACATCGCGCAGGTCGCTTTCCTGCTCGATTTCTCAGACCAGGCGGCGTTCTCGGTGGCGTTCAAACGCTGGACCGGAACAACGCCTGCACAGTTCAAACGCGCCAGCATGTGA
- a CDS encoding LysR family transcriptional regulator, with amino-acid sequence MQLLDIAHWSLLCTLKDRETLSSAAASLGITQSAATQRLREAERRLGVALARKNGRSLELTEAGRTIATAGQSTLALLRQAESDAIWQGKRNARQLTLGLSHFDPANLTIRLIHMCQQALPGTSVQLEKMPNDQLVAAVAGGNADLAFLPGLPALPDLPRTLAARDRLVAVFPKGEGPRTGETLAPLHFSGKTFLTYGLRPEPGWEYDLFFERGKSFPGKAVKIESTELICQMVSQGMGASILPGVCVAESAFSTRIDVAEFGSDQIRFDWFVIHARSAPQQAIDAVTHAFKTSPDRAAAK; translated from the coding sequence ATGCAATTATTGGATATCGCCCACTGGTCCCTCCTCTGTACACTCAAGGATCGGGAAACTCTGTCGTCCGCAGCTGCCTCCCTTGGGATCACACAGTCTGCAGCGACGCAGAGACTGCGCGAGGCGGAAAGGCGTCTTGGCGTCGCGCTTGCCCGCAAGAACGGACGCAGTCTGGAACTGACGGAGGCCGGCCGGACGATCGCGACAGCAGGACAATCTACCCTGGCCTTGCTGCGCCAGGCCGAGAGCGATGCAATCTGGCAAGGCAAGCGGAATGCCCGGCAGCTTACCCTTGGCCTGAGCCACTTCGATCCGGCAAATCTCACGATCCGCCTCATCCACATGTGCCAGCAGGCCTTGCCGGGTACGTCGGTTCAACTGGAAAAGATGCCGAACGACCAGTTGGTTGCGGCCGTTGCAGGTGGAAACGCAGATCTCGCCTTTCTACCCGGCCTGCCCGCACTGCCCGACCTCCCCCGTACGCTTGCCGCGCGGGACAGGCTTGTCGCCGTCTTTCCAAAAGGCGAAGGTCCGCGCACGGGCGAGACGCTCGCGCCCCTGCACTTTTCCGGAAAAACCTTTCTGACCTACGGCCTGCGCCCGGAACCTGGCTGGGAATACGATCTGTTTTTCGAACGCGGCAAGTCCTTTCCCGGCAAGGCAGTCAAGATCGAGTCCACCGAACTGATTTGCCAGATGGTATCGCAGGGCATGGGTGCTTCCATTCTTCCCGGCGTCTGCGTCGCGGAGTCCGCCTTTTCTACAAGGATTGATGTCGCCGAATTTGGCTCGGACCAGATCCGCTTCGACTGGTTTGTCATACACGCGCGGTCAGCGCCTCAACAGGCGATCGATGCGGTCACGCATGCGTTCAAGACCTCTCCTGACAGGGCCGCGGCAAAGTGA
- a CDS encoding polysaccharide pyruvyl transferase family protein has product MKKLFVLNGGAAVKPGNKSAFLKIDDPLSAFARGGINTGDVLVYDAMLKALAYDQIKNLQFAHAGDEKLWPKEDCDATVIRGSNYLTETVDIGNVVPLLKKLKGPIVPIGVGAQAAKYKKLKLPKGSVEAWKIIADKCETIGVRGVYSAEVFNDIGIKNIRIIGCPSFYRNLRPSIEIKPIDPANARVGLTLNRYLSADYASNATKTNRMQRALIQAVAKRSENRLYSQGEREETLAIFEQGEAKQKHIRSILEKYSLQGDKDVETLVSDRMQAFFDVDEWAADAKKNVDVLVGFRLHGNVIGLHQGIPAVFFTYDSRIRELSTLFAIPSVEVEDYMPINLENIFEKADFSKVQHVYRLNYAEYHRFLTENGLNHVLVQPVAAPPKKALEKPNLVQTDQNLGEVTEWFQDEVGYMTGEIQTLRDRAWKLELALREVRTPEPKAKLAS; this is encoded by the coding sequence ATGAAAAAGCTCTTCGTTTTAAATGGCGGCGCAGCCGTCAAGCCAGGCAATAAATCGGCATTCCTGAAAATCGATGATCCGCTTTCGGCCTTTGCGCGCGGCGGCATCAACACGGGCGATGTGCTCGTTTACGACGCCATGCTCAAGGCGCTCGCCTATGACCAGATCAAGAACCTTCAGTTTGCCCATGCCGGCGACGAAAAACTCTGGCCGAAGGAGGACTGCGACGCGACGGTGATCCGGGGATCCAACTACCTCACCGAAACGGTCGATATCGGCAATGTCGTTCCCCTGTTGAAGAAACTCAAAGGTCCGATCGTGCCGATCGGCGTCGGTGCCCAGGCTGCGAAATACAAGAAGCTGAAACTGCCGAAAGGCAGCGTGGAAGCCTGGAAAATCATCGCCGACAAATGCGAGACGATCGGCGTGCGCGGCGTCTACAGCGCTGAGGTCTTCAACGACATCGGCATCAAGAATATCAGGATCATCGGTTGTCCGAGTTTCTACAGGAACCTGCGACCCTCGATCGAAATCAAACCTATCGACCCCGCCAATGCGCGTGTCGGACTGACGCTCAACAGGTATCTGTCGGCGGATTATGCATCGAACGCGACCAAGACGAACCGGATGCAACGCGCATTGATCCAGGCCGTCGCCAAGCGATCCGAAAACCGTCTCTACTCGCAGGGAGAACGCGAGGAAACGCTTGCCATCTTCGAGCAGGGCGAGGCGAAACAGAAACACATCCGTTCCATCCTGGAAAAATACAGCCTTCAGGGCGACAAGGATGTGGAAACGCTCGTCAGCGATCGCATGCAGGCCTTTTTCGACGTCGATGAATGGGCGGCCGATGCGAAAAAGAATGTCGACGTCCTCGTCGGCTTCAGGCTGCACGGTAACGTCATCGGACTGCACCAGGGTATCCCGGCGGTCTTCTTCACCTACGATTCCCGGATCCGGGAACTCTCGACGCTGTTCGCCATTCCCTCAGTCGAAGTCGAAGACTACATGCCGATCAATCTGGAGAACATTTTCGAGAAGGCGGATTTCTCGAAGGTGCAGCATGTCTACCGGCTGAACTATGCGGAGTATCACCGCTTCCTGACGGAAAACGGCCTGAACCACGTGCTGGTCCAACCTGTTGCCGCACCGCCGAAAAAAGCACTGGAAAAACCCAATCTGGTGCAGACGGACCAGAACCTGGGCGAAGTGACGGAGTGGTTCCAGGACGAAGTCGGCTACATGACGGGCGAGATCCAGACCTTGCGCGACAGGGCCTGGAAACTGGAACTCGCGCTTCGCGAAGTCAGAACTCCCGAGCCCAAGGCGAAGCTGGCGAGCTGA
- a CDS encoding biotin/lipoyl-binding protein, which translates to MIEILVTSFPFVLRVMYLRWRGLPVTLYNVHRALFLWFVLALIVFFAVFYYYPKSYTGLVPYRTVPVVAETGGTVTEVFVKGGDHVKVGDALFSIENSSERAKVEVSRRQVDEVEAAIVAAHMDVETAEASLAAAQSALKQAELTLADHLELQARGSAAYQHSQMERATSQRDTRRAEVDAAESKLATAKIQANKILPAQLESARASLKQAEVELDKTRVHSFVDGTVEQLTLSVGARAAQAAISPAMMIVPDRTPKEKGRIVAGFSQVSRTELYEGMAAEIACESNFNIAMTNTVLPARITRIQEPIASGQMAPTNRLMEPSERVKRGQIVAHLDLVHPEHQDLLVPGSGCLVQTYTTHLEGPLEGTVTAHVIEALGIIKAVGLRIRAWLGLASGIGLAGSGH; encoded by the coding sequence ATGATCGAGATCCTTGTCACCTCGTTCCCGTTCGTTTTGCGGGTCATGTATCTTCGCTGGCGCGGCCTCCCCGTCACGCTCTACAACGTCCACCGGGCCCTTTTCCTGTGGTTCGTCCTTGCCCTGATCGTCTTTTTTGCGGTCTTCTACTACTACCCCAAATCCTATACCGGCCTGGTCCCCTACCGCACGGTTCCGGTCGTTGCCGAGACAGGCGGCACGGTCACCGAGGTCTTCGTGAAAGGTGGTGATCACGTAAAGGTCGGAGACGCGTTGTTTTCGATCGAAAACAGCTCGGAACGCGCGAAAGTGGAAGTCAGCCGCCGGCAGGTGGACGAAGTGGAAGCCGCGATCGTGGCAGCGCATATGGACGTTGAGACCGCAGAAGCCTCGCTTGCCGCGGCACAATCCGCGCTCAAGCAGGCCGAATTGACCCTGGCCGATCACCTCGAACTCCAGGCACGGGGATCCGCTGCCTATCAGCACAGCCAGATGGAGCGTGCGACGTCGCAACGCGACACCCGCAGGGCTGAAGTCGATGCGGCCGAAAGCAAACTGGCCACGGCGAAGATCCAGGCGAACAAAATCCTGCCGGCACAGCTGGAAAGCGCCAGGGCGTCCCTGAAGCAGGCCGAAGTGGAACTGGACAAGACCCGCGTTCACAGCTTCGTCGACGGAACCGTCGAACAGCTGACCCTGAGTGTCGGTGCCCGGGCCGCACAGGCCGCCATCAGCCCCGCCATGATGATCGTCCCGGATCGGACTCCGAAGGAAAAAGGACGGATCGTTGCCGGTTTCTCGCAGGTTTCCCGTACCGAACTCTACGAAGGCATGGCCGCTGAAATCGCCTGCGAAAGCAACTTCAACATCGCAATGACCAACACGGTTCTGCCGGCCCGCATCACCCGGATCCAGGAACCGATCGCTTCCGGCCAGATGGCCCCGACCAACCGGCTGATGGAACCGTCCGAACGCGTCAAGCGCGGACAGATCGTGGCGCATCTCGATCTTGTCCACCCGGAACACCAGGACCTTCTCGTCCCGGGCAGCGGCTGCCTTGTCCAGACCTACACCACGCACCTGGAAGGCCCGCTCGAAGGCACAGTGACGGCCCACGTGATCGAAGCCCTCGGCATCATCAAGGCAGTCGGTTTGCGCATCAGGGCCTGGCTCGGCCTGGCATCCGGCATTGGTCTCGCAGGCTCCGGTCACTGA